In Carya illinoinensis cultivar Pawnee chromosome 9, C.illinoinensisPawnee_v1, whole genome shotgun sequence, the following are encoded in one genomic region:
- the LOC122276899 gene encoding uncharacterized mitochondrial protein AtMg00810-like, whose amino-acid sequence MVLLGHSLCAQSVELELEGSDVVAVDTLTEATDHSAALADYSLFTKTEGSSFIAILVYVDDILIVSNDMQAVESLKSLLNEKFKLKDPGKLKYFLGLEVARSPAGISLCQRKYSLKILQDAGLLTSKPLTFPTEQNIKLSKDVGDLLPGPTVYRRLVGCLLYHTLTRPDLCYSVNRLSQYMAKPRQPHLQVAYRILQYVKGTFGHRFFFQANNTLSLKAFIDSNWASCPNNRRSTSGYCVFLENSFVSCKTKKQTIVSRSFVETEYRSLASTTCDIIWFLTLLSDFSVSHSHSTQLL is encoded by the exons ATGGTACTTCTTGGACACTCATTGTGTGCACAATCTGTAGAGCTGGAGCTTGAGGGATCTGATGTAGTTGCAGTAGATACTTTAACAGAGGCTACTGATCATTCTGCAGCATTG GCTGATTATTCTCTCTTTACTAAAACGGAGGGTTCATCCTTTATTGCCATTcttgtctatgttgatgacattctcATAGTTAGTAATGATATGCAAGCTGTTGAGTCTTTAAAGTCCTTGCTTAATGAGAAGTTTAAGCTTAAGGACCCTGGcaaactcaaatattttcttggtttggagGTGGCACGTTCTCCTGCTGGTATTTCATTATGTCAGAGAAAATATTCATTGAAAATTCTTCAAGATGCTGGTCTTCTTACTTCTAAACCTCTTACTTTTCCTACGGAACAGAACATTAAGTTGAGTAAGGATGTGGGAGACCTGTTGCCTGGTCCTACAGTTTATAGAAGGCTTGTAGGGTGCCTTCTTTACCACACATTAACTCGGCCAGATTTATGTTACTCTGTCAATAGACTTAGTCAATATATGGCTAAGCCTAGACAGCCTCATTTACAAGTTGCCTACAGAATTTTACAATATGTCAAAGGCACTTTTGgacatagatttttttttcaagccAATAATACATTGTCTCTTAAAGCTTTTATTGATTCTAATTGGGCTTCTTGTCCTAACAATAGACGCTCTACAAGTGGTTATTGTGTTTTTCTTGagaattcttttgtttcatgcaagACCAAGAAACAGACAATTGTTTCTAGATCTTTTGTCGAGACTGAGTATCGATCACTGGCTTCTACTACTTGTGATATCATTTGGTTTCTAACCTTATTATCTGATTTTAGTGTTTCACATTCTCATAGTACTCAacttttgtga